A stretch of the Lactuca sativa cultivar Salinas chromosome 9, Lsat_Salinas_v11, whole genome shotgun sequence genome encodes the following:
- the LOC128128466 gene encoding uncharacterized protein LOC128128466 isoform X1, producing MVDSHRHLPLLVADAVVLVAVMFQPRLVAVAYAALMSLQLLLSVPRDGHACISQGCECVVASSSSEVWSFGLAGNQERAPPTPAAAGHHKVVVCVCFVLGTQFSKEELEKIAVHTPFVQPGMFIL from the exons ATGGTGGACTCTCATCGTCACTTGCCGCTGCTAGTCGCTGATGCTGTCGTTCTAGTGGCCGTCATGTTCCAGCCACGACTTGTCGCCGTCGCCTATGCAGCCCTCATGTCACTCCAGTTGTTGCTTAGCGTCCCAAGGGACGGCCATGCTTGTATTTCACAAGGTTGCGAGTGCGTTGTTGCTTCAAGTTCAAGTGAAGTGTGGTCGTTTGGTCTAGCCGGAAATCAAGAGCGAGCACCGCCAACACCTGCCGCCGCCGGCCACCataaggtggttgtgtgtgtttgttttgttttag gtactcagttttcaaaagaggagctcgagaagattgcagtgcacacaccatttgttcagcctgggatgtttatactctga
- the LOC128128466 gene encoding uncharacterized protein LOC128128466 isoform X2 → MVDSHRHLPLLVADAVVLVAVMFQPRLVAVAYAALMSLQLLLSVPRDGHACISQGCECVVASSSSEVWSFGLAGNQERAPPTPAAAGHHKVLSFQKRSSRRLQCTHHLFSLGCLYSDIFDSC, encoded by the exons ATGGTGGACTCTCATCGTCACTTGCCGCTGCTAGTCGCTGATGCTGTCGTTCTAGTGGCCGTCATGTTCCAGCCACGACTTGTCGCCGTCGCCTATGCAGCCCTCATGTCACTCCAGTTGTTGCTTAGCGTCCCAAGGGACGGCCATGCTTGTATTTCACAAGGTTGCGAGTGCGTTGTTGCTTCAAGTTCAAGTGAAGTGTGGTCGTTTGGTCTAGCCGGAAATCAAGAGCGAGCACCGCCAACACCTGCCGCCGCCGGCCACCataag gtactcagttttcaaaagaggagctcgagaagattgcagtgcacacaccatttgttcagcctgggatgtttatactctgatatatttgacagttgttaa